GTAGGCACCTAGTTTATAGCTTCATTTAAAGGAGGCCTCTGGCTGTCTTCTGGACCTTGGTACTCAGGACACAAAGAGGAACATATAACGGGAAAAACATCAAATTATTGATCCTCtagagctgcagcacagcatttcAGCAGTGTTTGCATACAGCATGGCTCTGGGAAGCCTGGAGAGAGCTGCTGACCATTGCTTGGAGCTCTATACAGGAACCTAGTAAAGCAGTTCTGCTCACACCATGGTTTGCTGGACAGGGTGTGTGAGAGCCTAACACCAGTCCCTTGGAGCCAGCAGCCTTCctaggaagaaattcaggaTGTGTTAAACAGAGCTGTGCAGATACAAACCCATGTAAGTGAGGACACAGCTGTCTGTTACCTTTCAGAAACTTGCCTCAACAGCTAAGGTTTCTTACATCATTCCTCTTCCCACAGGGAttccctctcctgtccctgtctTGAGTTTCTCTGAGTTATCTGCACAGTTCTCTCTGCCCCTTTATCACTACAATCTATTACTAGCTGCTGGGTAACTGAACAAATCAGTTCTATTAAAGACACAGTAAGCAGGTCCTTCAGCCTGCACAGCAGATTTGTGAAGTCAGACCCTTCATAAAAGCCTCAGCAGCATATAGCAGCACCACtgaaattttccagttttggCTGTATTCTGTACTTTGATGTGAATCTGTAAATAAAGTCTAGCAGAGTGAGCAAAACCAGTACTTGACAGaggaaatttttaattaatattttcttaattaatatTAGGTATGTCATCTTTGAAGCCAGACATCCATCTTCTCTCAGCGTGATCTATGTAAGATAATTTTGTAACTGTTGAtctaaatgttttgttttttttttttaatgctgtgagGACTCCCCAGATGCATGGTCTTTCTATTCAGGAAGTTAGCACTGTTTTAGTCTTGTGAGCCTCTTTGTAACCAAAGCCTGTGTCTTGACAAGGGCAGATGTAAAAGACTGGTAGACAGGCACTGGATCCCAGAAATGGGATAGTTCCCAGGGCTCCTGCCTGTAGCTGCAGCCTCCTGACACCCATAGTGCCTGGGGCAGGTCAGAGGTACCTGCCAAtgcctgctggagcagcaggaggtagcagcagctgaggcagcATGTTCAACCTTGCAGCTCAGCAGTGGGAGCAAAAAACAAGTACTTCAGGGGCTTCTTTACATACTTTCACCTTCCTCTTCACTCTTGGGAGCCTTTGTCCTCTGAGGGCAGAAGAGGTTGGTGTGACATGATGTCTGGTGTCCCCCATGAGgtctgccctgccctgctgcaggaagagggGCAGGAGGTCAGGATTGAAGTCCCTGAAGCCTTGCAGGAGGAAGATCCCAGACACCATGGTGAGGAAGCCACTGATGGTACCAGTGACACTGTCCAGCACCATGTGTTGCCACTCCTTaaagagagcagagctgtgagtgctgtggggagcagcacaCAGCAGATGGGTGTGAAAGGCAGGTGTGTTGAAGATGTCCAAGGATTTGTTCAGATGGGTGATCTGGACACTGGTGCAGATGACCAGGCACATCAGGAGCACCCAGCCCAGTGGTCCTTTCAGGACTGGCTTCCCAGAAAACAATTCTTTCAGGGCAATCCCTAAGCCTTTGACACAGGACACAGAAAGTGAGCCAGTGGCAGAGCAGACCAAAATATAAACCAGGATATTGCTCTGTCCATAACAGGGTCCAGAcacaaagagaagcagaagggagCTCACCAGGACACACACAGCAAATACAAGGAATTCTTGGGGAAAGAACTGAAGAGCTTTatcagagcacagcagcagcagtgacagatATAACTGGCAGATATAACCTTCAGCAAGGTGAAATGAAGGACAGGTGGGTAACT
The Heliangelus exortis chromosome 14, bHelExo1.hap1, whole genome shotgun sequence DNA segment above includes these coding regions:
- the LOC139802757 gene encoding LOW QUALITY PROTEIN: magnesium transporter NIPA2-like (The sequence of the model RefSeq protein was modified relative to this genomic sequence to represent the inferred CDS: inserted 2 bases in 1 codon), whose protein sequence is MAGLWRGSAGPGPGFQRLHRRQLRSQEGAAPAVPPWLRQGSPSPPAPHRRLWLLGRQPAALTAAAPRETRFPDTSLPTCPSFHLAEGYICQLYLSLLLLCSDKALQFFPQEFLVFAVCVLVSSLLLLFVSGPCYGQSNILVYILVCSATGSLSVSCVKGLGIALKELFSGKPVLKGPLGWVLLMCLVICTSVQITHLNKSLDIFNTPAFHTHLLCAAPHSTHSSALFKEWQHMVLDSVTGTISGFLTMVSGIFLLQGFRDFNPDLLPLFLQQGRADXSWGTPDIMSHQPLLPSEDKGSQE